The window aggttttgtcgatcctaagaatgctaacaaagtatgcaagctccagcgatccatttatgggctggtgcaagcatctcggagttggaatattcgctttgatgagatgatcaaagcgtttgggtttatgcagacttatggagaagcctgcgtttacaagaaagtgagtgggagctctgtagcatttctcatattatatgtagatgacatactcctgatgggaaatgatatagaattcttggacagcattaaggcctacttgaataagtgtttttcaatgaaggaccttggagaagctgcttatatattaggcatcaagatctatagaaatagatcaagacgcctcataggtctttcacaaagcacataccttgataagattttaaagaagttcaaaatggatcaatccaagaaagggttcttgcctgtattgcaaggtgtgagattgagctcggctcaatgcccgaccacggcaaaagatatagaagagatgagtgtcatcccctatgcttcagccataggatctattatgtatgccatgctgtgtaccagacctgatgtaaaccttgccgtaagtttggtaggaaggtaccaaagtaatcccggcaaggaacactggacagcggtcaagaatatcctgaagtacctgaaaaggacaaaggacatgtttctcgtttatggaggtgactaagagctcgtcgtaaagggttacgtcgacgctagcttcgacacagatctggatgactctaagtcacaaaccggatacgtgtatatgttgaatggtggagcagtaagctggtgcagctgcaagcagagcgtggtggggatctacatgtgaagcggaatacatggcagcctcggaggcagcgcatgaatctatttgggtgaaggagttcatcaccgacctaggagtcatacccaatgcgtcggggccgatcaaacttttctgtgacaatactggagctattgcccttgcgaaggagcccagatttcacaggaagaccaggcacatcaagcgttgtttcaactccatccgtgaaaatgttcaagatggagacatagaaatttgcaaagtacatacggatctgaatgtcgcagatccgttgactaaacctctctcgcgagcaaaacatgatcagcatcagaactctatgggtgttcgattcatcacaatgtaactagattattgactctagtgcaagtgggagactgttggaaatatgccctagaggcaataataaaagtgttattattatatttctttgttcatgataatagtcttttattcatgctataactgtattatccggaaatcgtaatacacgtgtgaatacatagaccacaatgtgtccctagtgagcctctagttgactagctcgttgtgatcaacatatagtcatggtttcctggctatggacattggatgtcgttgataacgggatcacatcattaggagaatgatgtgatggacaagacccaatcctaagcatagcacataggtcggttagttcgtttgctagagcttttccaatgtcaagtatctcttccttagaccatgagatcgtgtaactcccggataccgtaggagtgctttgggtgtaccaaacgtcacaacgtaactgggtgactataaaggtgcattacaggtatctccgaaagtgtctgttgggttgacacggatcgagactgggatttgtcactccgtgttacggagaggtatcactgggcccactcggtagtgcatcatcataatgagctcaaggtgaccaaggtgttggccacgggatcatgcattacggtacgagtaaagtgacttgccggtaacgagactgaacaaggtattgggataccgacgatcgggtctcgggcaagtaacgtaccgattgacaaagggaattgtatacggggtttgatcgaatcctcgacatcgtggttcatccgatgacatcatcgaggagcatgtgggagccaacatgggaatccagatcccgctgttggttattgaccggagagtctcggtcatgtctgcatgtctcccgaacccgtatggtctacacacttaaggttcggtgacgctagggttatcaggaagacaagtatgtgatcaccgaatgttgttcggagtcccggatgagatcccggacgtcacgaggagttccggaatggtccggaggtaaagttttatatatgggaagttgttaaacggacaccgaaaagtttcagggtcataccggtattgtactgggaccaccggagaggttccgggggtccaccgggagggaccacccctcccggggggccacttgggctgcgtagggatagcagccagcccctagtgggcttggcgccccccccccttgggcccatgcgcctagggttgggggggaaaccctaaagggggcgcaccccccttgcttggggggcaagccccccaccctttggccgccgcccccctctagggtttcccctagagggccggcccccttgcccctctcctcctatatatagaggggtgaggggagggctgctggacacaacttaaggcgcagcccctcccctccccaacacctctcctcctccgtacgtgcttggcgaagctctgtcggagtactgctgcaccaactacaccatgccgtcgtgctgccgttggagctgccttcctcaacctctccttcctccttgctggatcaagacggaggagacatcgtccgtcccgtacgtgtgttgaacgcggaggtgctgtccgttcagcacttggtcatcggtgatccgaatcacgtcgagtacgactccatcatcaccatccccttgaacgcttccgcactcgatctacaagtggtatgtagatgcaaactattccccttgactcgttgcttagatgaactcatagatgaatcttggtgaaaccgtaggaaaaattttaattttctgcaacgttccccaacagttacccGATTGCCTTGCGATCCGCAAAGTCATGAGGTCCCACACAAGGGTACAAGAAGTTTTAAATTGTGCTCTCTAAAGCTTACGATTTTGTTGGTTGTAACTTCTGAAACTTATGATTTTGTCAGTTGGTAGTACCAAGTTTCATTGTTCAAACTTAAAGCTTACTTACTATTATATCGATCACACGTTCTAAAATTGACAATTTTGTCGGTCGCTCGTACCAAGTTTCAGAAGTTGAAACTTAACAAGACTTTAAAAACTTGTCAAAGTGTACTTAGAATGACCTCATTTGAAAGCCCTTgtcaactgaaacatgaatatgaaaatgaaactTAATTTAAACTTTTGACACAAAAGATATGAAAGCTTCAAGGTCAAAAGCCAAAAAAAGGATTACGTGTCCCCGCACCTGTGTGCTACAAAATTGCTCCGTCCAAATTACCTGAAAATGATTTGCATGAACCAAAAAACATAATCTATATTTCTTGCATGAATGGTTAGATGGAAATGATGTGGATTAGGCGTCTTCATAAACGCAAATAGAGGCGGGAATCATTCTTAATTGTGCATTAAAAAGGGAAACATTTACATACGGTCGACCGGCCGAACGCTCGCCGGTCTCGCATGCACTCTCACCTCGCGTCAGGGCCCTACGCGTCTAGAAACAACTTTTCCTTCTTTATCTTCTTTCTTCACCATCTGCATCTCATCTTTGTCCTTGCTACTATCTCCCTTTTCTTCTCCTGCGCCATGCTTTTTTCTCCTGTCCGCAGCAAACCACGACAAGGAGCGCCCCAAATAGATCATCGTGCGGGGTTGCCTTGCTGCTGCAATCTCCATGGCCGGATTCATCTACAGGGCAAAGGCCATGGCCGAATTCGAGCCGTCCAGGGGCGTTGAAGCCATGAACGTAAGGAAGGTTTTTTTTTGCAGCATGGACGAGCTGCTAACGACGTCAACGGGGAGGTTTGCTAGGGGAGCCTGCAAAAGCTACATCCGGCCATGGAGGTGCTGGGACCAGCCTTGCGGTTTGCTAGAAACGGCCACCGCGGGTGCTGGAACACCCACCACTTGGTGCTACCATCTGTCCCAACTGGTGTTGGAATTGGCAAACACCGGTGCTGGAACCGGCCACTATGGCTGCTACAACCTGCCATCACAAATGCTGGAACCGGCCACCGTGGGTGCTACAAGCTGCTGGCGTCAGTGCTGGAACCTGCAACATGAGGAGCTACAACCGGCAATTTTGTTTGCTACCAACGACACTGGCAGATGCTGGAATGGGCCGACTGTTTTGCTACAACTGGCACGAGGCACTGCCACGACGGCGAACtgcgatgcagagtttgctgcaaCCAGCAAACTAGAAGCTGGGACCGACGAATTTTTTTGCTACATCCGTGGGGTGGAGCTAGGGTGACGACAGGGGATGGCGTCGCGATTGCTGCAACCAGCAACCGTAAAAGCTACGACCAGCGATATTTTTTGCCACAATGGCGATGATGGGGGCTGCCACTGTCCACGGTAGCAGCTGCAAACAGCCATGGCCGAGCCTCGTCCAGTCGTCGGCGGGGTGTTGCGGGGGGTCAAAACGAGGAGGGAGATGGAAGGCGGGGGCAGCGGCGCCCAGGATCCGACGAGCTGGGCGGCGGCTCTCTGCAGGACCCCTGCGCGGGAGGAGAGATAAGAGGCGAATGGGAGACAAAAAAAATTGCTCCGATCGAACGCATCCAACGGCGCGGGGGCGGCGCGCCCGTGCATAGTACTCGCCCATTAAAAATTAGAATCACAAAGTCTGGCCGTGGACCTCAATCACTATAAGGCAATGCAATGAAACATTGGAAATCTGCTTGTTtcaaaaaagacaaaagaaaaggaAATATGTGGGATCATGCTTAGCTGGTTACAATATTTTTGTTGATAGCTTACCAAGCTGACCACTTGATGGGATCATGCTTAGCTGGTCACCCATAAATTAACCAAGCAGTTAATTATGCCTCTAAATAATTAGTAGTAGTAGGAATATTTTGCCAACCATATTTCTTTAATGGCAGAGATTTGCTTCGAAACAAACCATAAGTTACCGTTTTACATGTATCCTGAATAATTAGTCATCAACGTTGTCACAACATAGTCGGCATCACCACGGCCAAGGACAACCGGTCGCACGCCATCACTCTTCGCATGTTATTTCATTCCATAGCAATGCACGACGGGTATTTGGCTAGTTAGAGAAAAGAGGGCCTCTTCCTCCCGCAAAAGAATTTGGCACGAGTGGTGAGCTATCTGAAAAACAATAAACAGTAGCTGTGCTGCCGTGGTCGCCGCGTCGAGGTCCACGGTGTCCACGTGCGCGTGGCGTGTCGGGTGAGGCCGCGCCGCCCGTGTACAGCGTCGTGCGTGCCATGGCAATGGATCAGACCGGGCCGGCCATCAACATCCCCGACCGACTTTTTTCAAGGAATAAGATCCCAGGATATCCACCTTCCATTCCACGTGCCTTTTTTTGATTTGATTGTAGGGGTGGAGCCGTGataagaggaggagaaggaggaagaggaggaggaggaagcgggcCAGCTCTTTGTCCCCTGCTGTTCCTGCTCTTGCTCTGAAAAGAAAGAACCCACGCTCAAGCGTCTGCTGGACAcgtcaaaaaaagaaaagaaaaaagaatcatCTGCCGGAGGAGCGAGCGGGGATCGGAGGGGGCCGGGAGCAGCTGGGATCGGGATCCTCTCTCTTCCTTGCATTGATGGCTTCCCTGGGCTTGCCCGGACCCTCCTCCTACCACGACCTCTGCTGCTACGGGGCAGGAATCGCAGGTCAGCACCACCGCCATTCCCTTTGCTCTGCTTCTTAGGCTCTGCCGTCGTGGAGCAGGCGGCCAGATTCGGTCCGGCCAGTTCTTGACCGCCGTCTTCTCTTGATCTTCTTCCAGGGAACATCTTTGCCTTTGTGCTCTTCATCTCCCCGCTGTAAGTCCGCCCCCGTTTACATTTCAACCCGATTTCTTCTTGGCTCGGCTCGAATTGCTTCAAGACGCTGCTGCTGATCTGATCGATCTCTGCCGATCTCAGCCCAACATTCAGGAGGATCGTCCGGAATGGGTCGACGGAGCAGTTCTCGGCCACGCCCTACATCTACTCGCTCCTCAACTGCCTCGTCTGCATGTGGTACGCCCTCCCCTTCGTCTCCTACGGCGTCGTCCTGGTCGCCACCGTCAACACCATCGGCGCCGCCTTCCAGCTTGCCTACACCGCCGTCTTCATCGCCTACGCCGACGCCAAGAAAAGGGTGGGCACCCTACCCACCGCTTGTCCTTCGCTGCCTTGCCTGCATCTATAAGTTTGACTGATGTGGTTACTTTCTTGCTGCAGCTCAAGGTGTCCGTGCTGCTGGCAGGGGTGTTCTGTGTGTTCGGCCTGATTGTGTATGTCAGTATGGCGCTGTTTGATCACAAGCCTCGGCGAACATTCGTCGGCTATCTCAGCGTGGCGTCCCTCATATTCATGTTCGCATCCCCTCTGTCCATCATTGTGAGTCCTGAAATATTTATTTCCTGCTTTATAACTAACTCAAACCTGTATTCCATAGCCACATCTTCTGGTGTATAATTGGTCCTTCATAGGTTTGATGGGTTTGGCGTTGTTGATCTCATCTGACCATGTTTGTTATCTGAAATGTATAGTCCTGTAAATGAACTTTCCTCTTGTGTTTGACAGAATTTGGTGATCAGGACCAAGAGTGTGGAGTACATGCCCTTTTATTTGTCGCTATCGATGTCCCTGATGAGCATGTCGTTTTTCGCATACGGGGTGCTTCTGGATGACTTCTTCATATACGTAAGATATAGTTTTCTATTGCTGATCAGGGATTTTGCTTGGAGGGTTGCCTAACATCATGTCTGTTTGGCCCTTCTTTCTTGTTCGTTTGCCAATTACAGGTTCCCAATGGCATCGGCACAGTCCTAGGTGTCATACAGTTGTTGTTATATGCCTACTACAGTAGAAAGGGATCGAGAGACGAAGCCAGACGGCCATTACTAGTCACACATACATGAGCATGCAAGACAAGAAGGTTGAGTTTGAAAAGCTATTTACTGTTATATGCGGCTTTCCCATTTCTCGTTGAGTTT is drawn from Triticum dicoccoides isolate Atlit2015 ecotype Zavitan chromosome 6B, WEW_v2.0, whole genome shotgun sequence and contains these coding sequences:
- the LOC119323924 gene encoding bidirectional sugar transporter SWEET2a-like gives rise to the protein MASLGLPGPSSYHDLCCYGAGIAGNIFAFVLFISPLPTFRRIVRNGSTEQFSATPYIYSLLNCLVCMWYALPFVSYGVVLVATVNTIGAAFQLAYTAVFIAYADAKKRLKVSVLLAGVFCVFGLIVYVSMALFDHKPRRTFVGYLSVASLIFMFASPLSIINLVIRTKSVEYMPFYLSLSMSLMSMSFFAYGVLLDDFFIYVPNGIGTVLGVIQLLLYAYYSRKGSRDEARRPLLVTHT